In Sphingobacterium zeae, one genomic interval encodes:
- a CDS encoding RagB/SusD family nutrient uptake outer membrane protein, translated as MKKYISNALSLLTGSLFLFSCSLNRDPLSDYSDVSQGKTETGTQVVFKNRAEVETYLAGIYQQMKDRQEHWYLDLLLIGDSHADNSYAGTTGAEVLPFENNSIEGSNSVVDRDWGRYLEDVGRANRLIIYVDSVADKSLSDTDIRTYKAQAKLFRALAMFDMVRIFGSIPVITTIAPDITGDNVNEVYPQYFPKQATEEEAYKQIEKDLLDGLADAPANNNGNKTLFTKSVARAMLAKIYAEKPIRDYGKVVQFVDALTADGFDLNANYSDLYAMNASNTDLAQRNTKESILEAQFTAGGGNWATWMFGRDLSNYDNNFTWAKWVTPSRDLIQTYTNEGDQIRLGQSIVYYSTTWSNYYPSNNYPFMFKLRSAFNSIVKLRYADLLLLKAEALIQQGSDLSGAADIIDKIRTRVKLPKLSSAVRSNKDALLDAYLKERRLELAFEGQRWFDLVRLDKVESVMNAVYAKDAGRKAQVYPFTKNSYRLPIPQPKIDQNPNLVQNPGY; from the coding sequence ATGAAAAAATATATAAGTAACGCACTTTCTTTGCTAACGGGCTCCTTGTTTTTATTTTCCTGTTCGCTAAATCGTGATCCGCTTTCGGATTATTCGGATGTGAGCCAGGGTAAAACAGAGACAGGAACACAGGTTGTTTTTAAAAATAGGGCCGAGGTGGAAACCTATCTGGCTGGAATATATCAACAGATGAAAGACAGGCAAGAGCATTGGTATCTCGACCTGCTCTTGATCGGAGATTCTCACGCCGACAATTCCTATGCTGGAACGACAGGAGCGGAAGTTCTGCCTTTTGAGAACAATTCTATTGAAGGATCTAATTCTGTTGTTGACCGCGATTGGGGAAGATACCTGGAAGACGTTGGACGCGCAAATCGCTTGATCATTTATGTGGATAGTGTCGCCGATAAATCGCTGAGCGATACAGATATTAGAACGTATAAGGCACAAGCAAAACTATTCAGGGCATTGGCCATGTTTGATATGGTCCGTATATTTGGATCGATCCCTGTGATTACCACCATTGCACCCGATATTACGGGAGATAATGTCAATGAAGTTTATCCACAGTATTTTCCAAAACAAGCCACCGAAGAAGAAGCCTATAAGCAGATCGAAAAAGATCTGCTAGATGGATTGGCTGATGCACCAGCCAACAATAACGGCAATAAGACCTTATTTACTAAATCTGTAGCGCGTGCTATGTTGGCAAAGATCTATGCCGAAAAGCCAATTCGGGATTATGGTAAAGTCGTTCAATTTGTTGATGCCCTGACTGCAGATGGCTTTGACCTCAATGCTAATTACTCAGATTTGTATGCGATGAACGCAAGCAATACTGATCTTGCGCAACGTAATACGAAAGAATCTATTTTAGAAGCACAGTTTACAGCAGGAGGCGGTAATTGGGCCACCTGGATGTTTGGACGTGATTTGTCCAATTATGATAACAACTTTACCTGGGCAAAATGGGTAACTCCGTCTCGGGATTTGATACAGACCTATACGAACGAGGGAGATCAAATTCGTTTGGGCCAATCGATCGTTTATTATTCCACAACCTGGAGTAATTATTATCCTTCAAATAACTATCCATTCATGTTTAAGTTGCGGTCTGCATTTAATAGTATTGTTAAGCTTCGTTACGCTGATCTATTGTTGTTGAAAGCAGAAGCATTAATTCAGCAGGGATCAGATTTATCTGGAGCTGCCGACATTATAGACAAAATCCGTACGCGTGTTAAATTGCCTAAATTATCTTCAGCGGTACGTTCCAATAAAGATGCTTTATTGGATGCTTATTTGAAAGAACGTAGACTGGAATTGGCCTTCGAAGGACAGCGCTGGTTTGATCTTGTGCGCTTAGACAAGGTAGAGTCAGTTATGAATGCTGTTTATGCAAAAGATGCTGGGCGAAAAGCGCAGGTATACCCTTTTACAAAAAACTCTTACCGCTTGCCGATCCCGCAACCAAAAATTGATCAGAACCCTAACCTCGTTCAGAATCCTGGCTATTAA
- a CDS encoding SusC/RagA family TonB-linked outer membrane protein yields MIYFTRKVTFSMGLAFLFTLMNVVFAQDRIQISGRVLDANDQKPLSGVTITQKGSNNAVSSNGDGRFQISAAMGSTLQFTFVGYDSKEVPANNTMVVQLNSSTNVLEDVIVIGYGSVKRKDVTTAISSVSTKDLEKRPVTNFGQAIQGKAAGVAVIQPSGQPGAAPQIQIRGITSFNSNTTPLYVVDGVPVEDIKFLSPNDIADIQILKDASSGAIYGSRGSNGVILVTTKSGKAGEAKITLGTQWTANVVNNTVQVLNTSQYKDLQDEIGLVNLPEGLLDQTDWFKETYKTGIQQNHQISISDGNEKIRYYLGGGYLNEKGTLQGSFFRRYNFRVNIDNQVRKWLKVNANINYSDNNDNGITSGLGSNRGGVVTSVITTPTYAPVWDLANPDRFYNNFYGISNITSPLENLARTKNNNNRENRIVATGSALVSFMPNLTWKTSFSFDRRSGIMTTFLDPWTTAWGRNQFGEASDMRNTNTVLTWDNILTYSKSYGKHNLEAMGGSSWTDSKYARSEIFGSNYANGIIETLNAANKISWDRTGSTASNWGIMSYFARAMYNYDGKYLVTANMRADGSSKLSPEHRWGYFPSVSAAWRISSEDFMKDIAWINDFKIRGGWGQTGNQYGLGDYAYLQLSGIQRQQWFVEGKENSLPNINKPTILRAKDLTWETTSTTSIGFDITMLSNRLTVSADYYNKDTKDLLMNASLPAGQQANTIQRNGGRLNNHGFEFAVNSKNLTGNLTWNTDFNISFNRNKLQQLDLQQVYYDVKTNDYVNDFVVKNEPGRSLAGFYGYLSDGVNPETGELMYRDLNDDGKISSSDRTYIGNPLPKFVYGMTNSFSYKNFDLSIFIQGTYGNDIFNASRMETEGMYDGRNQTTVVLDRWRVPGQITHVPKAGFDMKNSTYFVEDGSYLRMKNVSLGYSIAPEKLKRIGINKIQPYLSVSNLFTLTKYSGMDPEVNQYSGGSDARIQGIDWGTYPQNRSFVLGLNIEF; encoded by the coding sequence ATGATTTACTTTACACGAAAAGTTACCTTTTCTATGGGGTTGGCTTTCCTGTTCACTTTGATGAATGTGGTGTTTGCACAAGACCGGATCCAAATCAGTGGACGTGTCCTGGATGCCAACGATCAGAAACCACTCTCTGGAGTAACCATTACACAGAAGGGAAGTAACAATGCAGTCTCCAGTAACGGGGATGGGCGTTTTCAAATTTCGGCTGCTATGGGCAGTACACTCCAATTTACATTTGTTGGTTACGATAGCAAAGAAGTGCCTGCCAATAATACCATGGTGGTCCAATTAAATTCGTCTACCAATGTGCTTGAAGACGTCATTGTAATCGGTTATGGTAGTGTGAAAAGAAAAGACGTGACGACCGCAATTTCTTCTGTCTCTACCAAAGACCTAGAGAAGAGACCCGTTACTAATTTTGGCCAAGCTATTCAAGGCAAAGCGGCCGGGGTAGCTGTTATTCAGCCGAGTGGTCAACCAGGTGCAGCACCTCAAATACAAATTCGCGGAATAACGTCTTTTAATAGCAATACGACTCCTTTGTATGTCGTTGATGGAGTTCCAGTTGAGGATATTAAATTCTTGTCACCAAATGATATCGCGGATATCCAAATCCTAAAGGACGCTTCATCCGGCGCCATTTATGGTTCTCGAGGTTCGAATGGCGTGATTTTAGTAACCACCAAGTCCGGTAAAGCTGGTGAAGCAAAAATAACGCTTGGAACACAATGGACAGCCAATGTTGTCAATAACACTGTCCAGGTTTTAAATACTAGCCAATACAAAGATTTACAAGATGAGATCGGCCTAGTCAACCTTCCGGAAGGATTGTTGGATCAGACCGACTGGTTTAAAGAGACCTACAAAACAGGTATTCAGCAAAACCATCAAATATCAATTTCGGATGGTAATGAGAAAATCCGATACTATTTGGGCGGCGGTTATTTGAATGAAAAAGGGACATTACAAGGCTCGTTCTTTAGACGGTATAATTTCCGTGTTAATATTGACAATCAGGTTCGAAAATGGTTAAAGGTCAATGCGAATATCAATTATTCGGATAACAATGATAATGGCATTACCTCGGGCTTGGGATCCAATCGTGGCGGTGTTGTTACCTCGGTGATTACCACACCCACTTATGCCCCGGTATGGGATCTGGCAAATCCGGATCGATTCTATAATAATTTCTATGGGATCAGCAACATTACCAGTCCTTTGGAAAACTTAGCGCGGACAAAAAATAATAATAACCGAGAAAATCGGATTGTCGCCACAGGAAGTGCATTGGTTTCTTTTATGCCCAACCTCACTTGGAAAACTTCGTTTTCATTCGATCGAAGATCGGGCATTATGACTACCTTCCTGGATCCTTGGACCACAGCATGGGGAAGAAATCAATTTGGTGAGGCCTCCGACATGCGCAATACAAACACCGTATTGACCTGGGATAATATCTTAACGTATAGCAAAAGCTATGGTAAGCATAATCTGGAGGCAATGGGTGGTTCTTCCTGGACAGATTCTAAGTACGCTAGAAGTGAGATTTTTGGCTCAAACTATGCCAATGGCATCATTGAAACACTGAATGCTGCCAATAAGATTTCTTGGGACAGAACAGGATCTACGGCCTCAAACTGGGGAATTATGTCCTATTTTGCTCGCGCCATGTATAATTATGATGGCAAGTATTTAGTGACTGCGAATATGCGTGCAGACGGTTCGTCGAAGCTTAGCCCAGAACACCGTTGGGGATATTTTCCATCGGTTTCGGCTGCATGGAGAATTTCTTCGGAAGACTTTATGAAAGATATTGCCTGGATTAATGATTTTAAAATTCGCGGTGGATGGGGACAAACGGGTAACCAATACGGATTAGGCGATTATGCGTATCTGCAATTAAGCGGTATCCAGCGTCAACAGTGGTTTGTCGAAGGAAAAGAAAATTCATTGCCCAATATCAACAAACCAACAATCTTACGAGCGAAAGACCTGACTTGGGAAACTACAAGTACCACCAGCATCGGTTTTGATATCACCATGTTGAGCAATAGATTAACCGTCAGTGCAGATTATTACAACAAGGATACCAAAGACCTGTTAATGAATGCAAGTCTGCCTGCAGGACAGCAAGCAAACACTATCCAGAGAAATGGTGGCCGCCTGAACAACCATGGTTTTGAATTTGCGGTGAATTCAAAGAATCTGACCGGAAATCTTACTTGGAACACAGATTTTAATATTTCTTTCAACAGAAATAAACTACAGCAATTGGATTTACAACAGGTGTATTATGATGTCAAGACAAACGATTATGTCAATGACTTTGTGGTAAAAAATGAGCCGGGGAGATCACTTGCAGGATTCTACGGTTATCTATCAGATGGTGTAAATCCTGAAACGGGCGAACTCATGTACCGTGATCTGAATGACGATGGTAAGATTTCATCAAGTGACCGTACGTATATCGGTAATCCGCTTCCAAAGTTTGTGTACGGTATGACAAACAGCTTCTCTTATAAGAATTTCGATCTCAGTATATTCATTCAGGGGACTTATGGCAATGATATCTTCAATGCCAGCCGTATGGAAACAGAGGGCATGTATGACGGTCGCAATCAAACAACGGTGGTATTGGATCGTTGGCGGGTACCTGGACAGATTACGCATGTTCCAAAAGCAGGTTTCGATATGAAAAACTCAACCTATTTCGTCGAAGATGGTAGTTATCTGCGCATGAAAAATGTTTCTTTGGGTTATTCTATTGCGCCTGAAAAACTGAAACGGATTGGTATCAACAAAATTCAGCCTTATCTATCTGTAAGTAATTTATTTACCTTGACAAAATATTCGGGCATGGACCCCGAAGTAAACCAATATTCTGGCGGATCCGATGCTAGAATCCAAGGTATTGATTGGGGAACCTATCCGCAGAATCGTTCATTTGTTCTAGGTCTTAATATTGAGTTTTAA
- a CDS encoding DUF6377 domain-containing protein produces the protein MLQRIFLFLLCSHFSIYLSAQVTSDSIGVLQRLEYLMDNQKIYVKNREDKLEKLKQEAKALESNPAQFLKKNYEIFENYKKFDSDAALSYILLCQKLAPLGNDSLQAVIHLDLAWVYSTIGRYIEAAQLLKQVESAHLGRNLLAKYYDTYSSFYSHYGQSNNRSEYYQASEKYRDSLLTVLPKSSLEYRTTIAIKTLFNGNREDAKRQLLMLWNENKKDVEQRALIAYFMGLIYKYEKDVKSQIYYLSISASADIEMANRDNASFHDLALTYYDQQDFDRAFQFIEKAIDDAMLCKVRYRIIEGTSSYPIINAAYQQKISSQNKQLVGLVVIVSILLIGVIIALLIIYRQVQHLRRIRSQLSATNQQLRSLNNEINQTNLKLSESNHIKEEYIAQFFDMCSSYIDKMEDIRKALLKRATNQQWDALREQLKSTQMEEREVKQLYVNFDRIFLNLYPTFVDEFNALLQEDEKIYPKKTELLNTELRIFALIRLGIDDSVKIASFLRYSLRTVYNYRTKVRNKAAGNRDAFEAAVCQIAVIDRA, from the coding sequence ATGTTGCAGCGCATCTTTCTTTTTCTACTTTGCTCTCATTTTAGTATTTACCTATCTGCCCAAGTGACTTCGGATAGTATTGGCGTTTTACAACGTTTGGAATATTTAATGGACAACCAAAAGATTTACGTCAAAAATCGTGAAGATAAGCTGGAAAAACTGAAACAAGAAGCAAAAGCTCTCGAAAGTAATCCTGCTCAATTTTTGAAGAAAAACTACGAAATCTTTGAAAATTATAAGAAATTTGATTCCGACGCAGCGCTTTCTTATATTTTACTGTGTCAAAAACTGGCTCCGCTAGGTAATGACTCTTTACAGGCAGTAATCCATCTCGATTTGGCATGGGTATATTCCACCATCGGACGATACATCGAAGCCGCACAATTATTGAAGCAAGTCGAGTCAGCTCATCTCGGCAGGAATCTTCTGGCAAAGTATTATGATACCTACAGCTCTTTCTATAGCCATTATGGTCAGAGTAATAATCGATCAGAGTATTATCAGGCAAGTGAAAAGTATCGTGATTCATTGTTGACGGTACTGCCAAAGTCTTCATTGGAATATCGTACCACCATCGCCATAAAAACGTTGTTCAACGGTAATCGTGAGGATGCTAAAAGACAACTGTTAATGCTTTGGAACGAAAACAAGAAGGATGTTGAGCAGCGTGCCCTGATAGCGTATTTTATGGGACTCATATATAAGTATGAGAAGGATGTAAAAAGTCAGATTTATTATCTTTCCATATCGGCGAGTGCTGATATTGAAATGGCTAATCGGGACAACGCATCTTTTCACGACCTCGCCCTAACATATTATGATCAGCAAGATTTTGACCGAGCTTTTCAGTTTATTGAAAAGGCAATTGACGATGCGATGTTATGTAAAGTCCGGTATCGAATTATCGAAGGCACCTCTTCATACCCTATCATCAATGCAGCCTATCAGCAGAAAATCAGTAGTCAAAATAAGCAGTTGGTTGGCTTAGTCGTTATCGTCAGTATTTTATTGATTGGCGTCATCATTGCGCTCCTTATTATTTATAGACAGGTGCAACATTTGCGACGAATACGATCACAGCTGTCAGCAACAAATCAGCAACTTCGATCATTAAATAATGAAATCAATCAGACTAATCTTAAATTATCGGAATCCAACCACATCAAAGAAGAATATATAGCTCAATTTTTTGATATGTGCTCAAGCTATATCGATAAAATGGAAGATATTAGAAAGGCTTTATTAAAGAGGGCTACAAATCAACAGTGGGATGCTCTTCGTGAGCAGTTGAAGTCAACACAAATGGAAGAACGGGAGGTAAAGCAACTGTATGTCAATTTTGATCGTATTTTCTTAAACCTATATCCGACCTTTGTTGATGAATTCAATGCTTTGCTTCAGGAGGACGAGAAGATATACCCCAAAAAGACCGAGCTGTTAAATACCGAACTTCGCATCTTTGCCTTAATTCGATTGGGCATTGATGATTCGGTGAAGATTGCAAGCTTCCTGCGTTATTCTCTTCGTACTGTTTATAATTATAGAACAAAGGTACGTAATAAAGCTGCCGGAAATCGGGACGCCTTTGAAGCTGCCGTCTGCCAGATTGCGGTAATTGACCGTGCGTAG
- a CDS encoding efflux RND transporter permease subunit → MFETFIKRPILSLVISVFITLLGLLALFTLPITQFPDIVPPSVVVNANYTGANAEVSTNAVAIPLEKAINGVAGMTYMNSVSTNNGSTVIQIFFEVGTDPDIAAVNVQNRVTTVLDELPEEVIKAGVTTEKEVNSMLMYLNVFTDDETADERFIYNFADINILKELKRIEGVGLAQIMGMRDYAMRVWVKPDRMAAYNISAEDVVAALRKQNIEAAPGQTGISSDKMRNMQQYVLRYPGKFTEIDEYANVPIRATANGSIIRIKDVADVEFGSLDYEMVSKTDGRPSASIMLKQLPGSNAQEVIQRVKDRMAELKQTQFPTGMTYTMGYDVSRFLDASISSVIKTLLEAFLLVFIVVFIFLQDFRATIIPILAVPVCLIGALFCMQMLGFSINLLTLFALVLAIGIVVDNGIVVVEAVYAKMEDEHLQPMEATLEAMKEVGGAVVAITLVMSAVFVPVAFLSGPVGIFYRQFSLTLAAAIVISGINALTLTPALCALFLKSPHDRKPSNNWLDRFFKKFNHIYDRTAFGYKGILVKTSARRGLTLLLLGGFFVATWGSSAILPAGFIPTEDQGMIYVAVTTPPGATVDRTERVLDKIDSVSRKLDVVETVSTLSGYSIVTEVSGASYGMGMINLKPWKERDQTVDDVIKELRDKTKDFADAQIDFFPPPTVPGFGNSSGFELRLLDRSGNEDLNKTAEVLQKFMDDMEKSEVLQDISSSFDVNFPQYMLKVDYDMAAKKGISVENAMNTLQTLMGSLYATNFIRYGQMYKVMVQAGPEYRQRPEDVLRLYVKNETGEMVPYNAFISMDRIYGPEQITRYNMFSSAMITGQSSAGFSSGQAIDEVEKIASSLPQGYSIEWSGMTREQKISGNQALYIFALCLLFVYLLLCAQYESFLLPLPVLLCLPAGIFGAFIFLKVFGLENNIYAQVALVMLIGLLGKNAILIVEYANLKYKQGMDIVTASIEGAVARLRPILMTSFAFIAGLIPLMMASGAGALGNRSIGTAAVGGMLIGTILGILVIPGLVILFSKKENKKHVVKQASLVIAALILLGSCSVPKKAHQPEKVNVPASFSKSISPDSLNVGRRSWKEIFRDPKLVSLIDSALLNNMDIRQSILRLESAQAYFKQRKAALGPTVEAVVEGGIRKYGHYTESGIGNYDSNFSENLKSDEKLPEPFIPDYFIGLRSSWEIDLWGKLKSQKQAAYFGFLAEQEGKRLLETELVSNIATAYYELIALDQKIKVYDRNIALHKNALEVVEVKKDAGYATELSVQQFKALLANSKAAKEQLLQEIALWEHHINGLLGRFYQPIVRSTYTENADLYHAMQFGTPDDLVNQRPDIKAAYLKVIASSNNQEASRLAFLPSVAISPFVGLQSFSFGKLFNLDRSIAYNLFGGITLPLFNQRQLKTQYEIAKADYGIAFVDYEKTVLNAYNEVSNVIMTQEAIVKRRNFVDEHVQALELSIEAAQELFIAGRVSSLDVVTAQKESLEAQVGKVELEKESTLNQILLYKALGGGWQ, encoded by the coding sequence ATGTTTGAAACATTTATAAAACGGCCCATACTGTCGTTGGTTATTTCGGTGTTTATTACACTTTTGGGTCTGTTGGCCTTATTTACATTGCCCATTACACAATTTCCGGATATTGTCCCACCTTCGGTAGTCGTCAATGCCAATTACACAGGAGCTAATGCTGAAGTAAGTACAAATGCAGTTGCTATTCCTTTAGAAAAAGCAATTAACGGTGTTGCAGGGATGACTTACATGAACTCGGTGTCTACCAATAACGGAAGCACAGTGATTCAGATCTTTTTCGAAGTCGGCACGGATCCAGATATCGCTGCCGTAAACGTACAAAATCGCGTTACAACCGTATTGGATGAACTACCCGAGGAAGTAATTAAAGCAGGCGTTACGACAGAGAAAGAGGTCAATTCGATGTTAATGTATCTCAATGTTTTTACAGACGATGAAACGGCAGATGAAAGATTCATTTACAACTTCGCAGACATTAATATTTTAAAGGAACTGAAACGTATTGAGGGGGTTGGACTTGCTCAGATTATGGGGATGCGCGACTATGCGATGCGTGTTTGGGTTAAGCCTGACCGTATGGCAGCTTATAATATTTCTGCTGAGGATGTGGTTGCTGCATTGCGGAAGCAGAATATCGAGGCGGCGCCAGGTCAAACAGGTATCAGCTCGGATAAAATGCGTAACATGCAACAATATGTTTTGCGTTATCCGGGTAAATTCACTGAAATTGATGAATATGCTAACGTTCCTATTCGCGCCACGGCCAATGGCTCCATTATTCGTATTAAAGACGTTGCCGATGTTGAATTTGGCTCATTAGATTACGAAATGGTATCCAAAACCGATGGTCGGCCCTCGGCTTCCATCATGTTAAAGCAATTGCCCGGATCAAACGCACAGGAGGTGATTCAGCGTGTAAAGGATCGGATGGCAGAGCTGAAACAGACCCAGTTCCCGACGGGCATGACCTATACGATGGGATATGATGTGTCGCGGTTTTTGGATGCCTCAATATCTTCTGTTATCAAAACCTTATTAGAAGCATTCCTTTTGGTTTTTATTGTGGTATTTATCTTTTTGCAAGATTTTAGAGCCACAATTATCCCTATTTTGGCCGTGCCCGTGTGTTTGATTGGCGCACTATTTTGTATGCAGATGCTCGGTTTCTCCATCAATCTGTTGACCTTATTTGCATTGGTATTGGCGATAGGAATTGTGGTAGATAATGGGATTGTTGTCGTGGAAGCTGTGTATGCCAAAATGGAAGATGAGCATCTCCAACCTATGGAAGCGACATTAGAAGCCATGAAAGAAGTTGGTGGTGCCGTTGTGGCCATCACCTTGGTTATGTCGGCTGTTTTTGTTCCAGTAGCCTTTCTTTCAGGACCAGTCGGAATATTTTATCGTCAATTTTCGCTGACACTCGCCGCCGCTATTGTTATTTCGGGAATCAACGCTTTAACATTGACGCCCGCTTTGTGTGCACTTTTCTTAAAATCACCACATGACCGTAAACCATCGAATAACTGGTTGGATCGTTTCTTTAAAAAATTCAACCACATCTATGATAGAACTGCCTTTGGCTATAAAGGTATTTTGGTAAAAACGAGTGCACGACGCGGACTAACACTGCTTTTGTTGGGAGGATTTTTTGTCGCAACTTGGGGCAGTAGTGCCATCTTACCCGCAGGTTTTATTCCGACAGAAGATCAAGGGATGATCTATGTTGCGGTAACGACACCGCCGGGTGCAACTGTAGACCGCACAGAACGCGTTTTGGATAAAATTGACTCCGTATCACGAAAGCTCGATGTTGTTGAGACTGTTTCGACCTTGTCAGGATATAGTATAGTTACCGAAGTATCAGGAGCTTCCTATGGAATGGGTATGATTAACCTTAAGCCTTGGAAAGAGCGGGACCAGACTGTAGATGATGTCATTAAGGAGCTACGCGATAAAACCAAAGACTTTGCTGATGCACAGATTGATTTCTTTCCCCCGCCGACGGTACCTGGATTTGGTAATTCGTCGGGTTTTGAGTTGCGACTTTTGGATCGAAGCGGTAATGAGGATCTGAATAAAACGGCCGAAGTACTGCAGAAGTTTATGGACGATATGGAGAAAAGCGAGGTCCTTCAGGATATCAGCTCCAGCTTTGATGTGAACTTCCCGCAATATATGCTGAAGGTTGACTACGATATGGCTGCAAAAAAGGGGATATCAGTAGAAAATGCCATGAATACACTGCAGACCTTGATGGGAAGTCTTTATGCAACCAACTTTATCCGCTATGGACAAATGTATAAAGTGATGGTTCAGGCTGGTCCCGAATATCGCCAACGCCCAGAAGATGTACTGCGCCTATATGTAAAGAATGAGACAGGTGAGATGGTACCTTACAATGCCTTTATTTCCATGGACAGAATTTATGGACCTGAACAAATCACGCGTTACAACATGTTTAGTTCAGCCATGATTACAGGGCAGTCTTCAGCAGGTTTCAGCTCGGGTCAAGCCATTGACGAAGTGGAGAAAATTGCTTCTTCTTTGCCGCAAGGCTATAGCATCGAATGGTCCGGTATGACCCGTGAGCAAAAGATTTCTGGAAACCAGGCTTTGTATATTTTTGCCCTATGTCTTCTATTTGTCTACCTGTTGTTATGTGCGCAGTATGAAAGCTTTCTGTTGCCTTTACCGGTTCTCCTCTGTCTTCCGGCAGGGATCTTTGGTGCATTTATTTTCTTGAAAGTCTTCGGACTGGAAAACAATATCTATGCGCAGGTAGCATTGGTGATGCTGATTGGTTTGTTGGGTAAGAACGCCATCTTGATTGTGGAATATGCCAATTTAAAATATAAGCAGGGAATGGATATCGTGACAGCTTCAATTGAAGGAGCGGTTGCCCGTTTGCGTCCCATATTAATGACTTCCTTTGCATTTATAGCAGGTTTGATTCCTTTAATGATGGCCAGTGGAGCCGGAGCATTGGGCAATCGGAGTATTGGTACCGCTGCGGTGGGGGGGATGCTTATCGGAACCATACTCGGGATTCTTGTCATCCCTGGATTAGTGATTTTATTCTCAAAAAAGGAGAATAAGAAACACGTTGTCAAACAGGCGTCTTTAGTCATAGCCGCACTTATTTTATTGGGTAGTTGTTCGGTGCCTAAAAAGGCGCATCAACCGGAGAAAGTAAATGTACCGGCTTCATTTTCCAAAAGCATCTCGCCGGATAGTTTAAATGTAGGCCGCAGGTCCTGGAAGGAAATCTTTAGGGATCCAAAATTAGTTTCTCTGATTGATTCTGCTTTGCTGAATAATATGGATATTCGTCAATCGATCTTACGACTGGAATCTGCACAAGCTTATTTTAAACAGCGTAAGGCGGCATTAGGGCCAACCGTTGAAGCTGTAGTGGAAGGTGGAATACGGAAATATGGACATTATACAGAATCGGGAATAGGTAACTACGATTCAAATTTTTCAGAAAACCTGAAGAGTGATGAAAAATTGCCTGAGCCCTTTATTCCAGATTATTTTATAGGACTTCGCTCCTCCTGGGAAATTGACCTTTGGGGAAAGTTGAAGAGCCAAAAACAAGCAGCTTACTTTGGCTTTTTAGCTGAACAGGAAGGTAAGCGCCTTTTAGAAACAGAGTTGGTCTCTAATATTGCCACGGCTTATTATGAACTGATAGCGCTGGACCAAAAAATAAAGGTATACGATCGGAATATTGCATTGCATAAGAATGCATTAGAAGTTGTTGAGGTAAAAAAGGATGCTGGTTATGCAACGGAGCTATCTGTACAGCAATTTAAGGCCTTATTAGCCAACTCCAAAGCTGCCAAGGAGCAGTTACTGCAGGAGATAGCTTTGTGGGAACATCATATCAATGGGTTATTGGGACGCTTTTATCAACCGATTGTAAGAAGTACTTATACCGAAAATGCCGATTTATATCATGCCATGCAATTTGGTACACCAGATGATCTGGTAAATCAACGTCCGGATATTAAAGCGGCCTATCTCAAGGTGATTGCATCTTCAAACAACCAAGAAGCTTCACGTCTGGCATTTCTACCTTCTGTTGCAATAAGTCCATTTGTAGGATTACAGAGCTTTAGCTTTGGCAAGCTATTCAACTTGGATAGATCTATTGCTTATAATCTTTTTGGCGGTATTACACTTCCCTTATTTAACCAAAGACAGCTTAAAACGCAGTATGAGATTGCTAAAGCAGACTATGGAATAGCGTTTGTGGACTATGAAAAAACGGTTTTAAATGCGTACAATGAAGTTTCTAATGTGATTATGACGCAAGAGGCGATCGTCAAGCGACGTAATTTCGTGGATGAGCATGTTCAGGCATTGGAATTATCTATTGAAGCTGCCCAAGAGCTGTTTATTGCCGGGAGGGTGTCATCATTGGATGTTGTGACGGCCCAGAAAGAATCTTTGGAAGCTCAAGTTGGAAAAGTGGAGCTGGAGAAAGAGAGTACGTTAAACCAGATTCTACTCTATAAAGCCCTAGGAGGGGGCTGGCAATAA